The genomic interval CGAACAGATCTTTTCCAAACTCTCGACCTGGCAGACCGCTCAGATGGCGCGCCATCCGCAGCGGCCCTATACGCAGGATTATATCGACGGCCTGTTCACCGACTTCGTCGAATTGCACGGCGATCGGGCCTATGGCGACGATCCGGCGATCATCGGTGGTACGGCGCGTCTGGGCGGGCAGTCGGTGATGGTCATCGGTCATCAGAAAGGCCGCGATACCAAGGAAAAGATCTATCGCAATTTCGGTATGCCCAAGCCCGAGGGTTATCGCAAGGCGCTACGGCTGATGAAGATGGCCGAACGCTTTCGGATGCCGGTGCTCACATTCATCGACACGCCGGGCGCATATCCCGGCATCGGGGCCGAGGAACGCAATCAGTCGGAGGCGATCGCGCGCAACCTGTTCGAGATGGCCAAGCTGCGCGTGCCGGTGCTGTGCACGGTCATCGGCGAAGGCGGCTCGGGCGGGGCGCTCGCCGTGGGCGTCGGCGATTTCCTGATGATGCTCCAGTACAGCATCTACTCGGTGATCTCGCCCGAAGGCTGTGCCTCGATTCTCTGGAAGAGTGCCGACAAGGCTGAAGAGGCCGCCGAAGCGATGAAGGTCGGCGCTGCCGACCTCAAGCAGCTCAAGCTTGTCGACGAAGTACTGGAGGAGCCGCTGGGCGGCGCCCACCGCGATCCGGCCCGGCTGATGGAATCCATGCGCGATCGGCTTCTGGCCAACATGTCACGGCTCAAGCACATGAGCGTGGACGAACTGCTGGAATCGCGTTACCAGCGCTGGATGGGCTTCGGCGACTACAAACAGGTGGGGTGAACCCGCTACTCGATGCGCTGACCCGGCCGCCGGAATCCGCATCCGGCCTGGTGGTGGCTTACAGCGGGGGCTGCGATTCCACCACGCTCCTGCATGCGCTCGCCCGCCACGGCCCCAGAGGCATGCCTGTTCGTGCCGTGCACGTCTGCCACCATCTTCACGCCGAGGCCGAAGCCTGTGCCGAGCACTGTCGTGCCCGTTGTGCCGAACTCGGTGTGGGCTTTACCCGGCTGGATGTTTCGGTCGCGGAGAGCGGGTACGGTCTGGAGGCTGCGGCCCGTCAGGCACGCTACACGGCGTTGAAACAGGCCATGACCGCGGGCGAAGCGCTCGTGACCGGACACCACGCGCGCGATCAGGCTGAAACATTCATTCTGCAGGCACTGCGTGGGGCCGGCGTCGAGGGACTCGCGGCGATGCCGGGACTGGCCGGCTTCGGACCCGGCTGGCATTGGCGCCCCTGGCTGGCGTTCGACCCGGCGATGATCGCCGCGGCCGCCGCTCAGTGGTCGTTGTCCTGGACAGAGGACCCGACCAATGCCGATCGGCGGATGGATCGAAACTACCTGCGCCACGAGGTTTTACCGCGGCTCGCCGTCCGATGGCCGGGCTATGCGGCAACGCTGGCGCGCTCGGCCGGCCACGCGGCGGCCGCTGCAAGTACCGTGGAGGCCTGCGCGGAACAGGA from Salinisphaera sp. T31B1 carries:
- a CDS encoding acetyl-CoA carboxylase carboxyltransferase subunit alpha — its product is MAQKNLDYLDFEQPIAELQQKIEELRFVADGSEVNLNEEITRLEAKRRNLTEQIFSKLSTWQTAQMARHPQRPYTQDYIDGLFTDFVELHGDRAYGDDPAIIGGTARLGGQSVMVIGHQKGRDTKEKIYRNFGMPKPEGYRKALRLMKMAERFRMPVLTFIDTPGAYPGIGAEERNQSEAIARNLFEMAKLRVPVLCTVIGEGGSGGALAVGVGDFLMMLQYSIYSVISPEGCASILWKSADKAEEAAEAMKVGAADLKQLKLVDEVLEEPLGGAHRDPARLMESMRDRLLANMSRLKHMSVDELLESRYQRWMGFGDYKQVG
- the tilS gene encoding tRNA lysidine(34) synthetase TilS translates to MNPLLDALTRPPESASGLVVAYSGGCDSTTLLHALARHGPRGMPVRAVHVCHHLHAEAEACAEHCRARCAELGVGFTRLDVSVAESGYGLEAAARQARYTALKQAMTAGEALVTGHHARDQAETFILQALRGAGVEGLAAMPGLAGFGPGWHWRPWLAFDPAMIAAAAAQWSLSWTEDPTNADRRMDRNYLRHEVLPRLAVRWPGYAATLARSAGHAAAAASTVEACAEQDLAHAAEGMAIRCRRVVMLTAVRQRALIRRWLRRCNRDTPDHRHIEQIRALLGAELRASPCVRFAASEVRRHDDRLYAMPALADVPGNWRQCWAGESPLSLPGDGGRLDWCIPRPAGVVFEVRFRHGGERLDDGSGTRRRLKECLRAARIAPWVRDRMPLIYHRGRLVAVAGFWRDPCLDARLGQATGPIDWEHGLAG